GATTCTCAGGTCTACTCGCAAGCCATTCCCAGGGCTTCATCATGCTTCTGGCTTCAGCAACCCTAGTATCCTTCTCGTCAACAGTCTATCATCCGCCTGCACTGAAGGTTCTAAGTGAGAATTTTATGGGGGAGAGGCAGAGTAGGGTTCTAGGGATACATGGAGCTGGAGGGACAACCGGGGTAGCGATAGGGCCCATAACCCTTGGGTTAATGCTTGAAGGGTTTGGCTGGCGCTTCGCCTATATGGTTTGGGGGCTTCCTGTCCTTCTCTCAGCGCTGCTAACGTTTAGTCTACCGTATGGGGGAGCAGTTGAGAAACCCCAGAATGATATAAGTGTTGCGTCAGGCGATAGGCGAGCGAAGAGCGAAAACCACGGCGATGAAAACTCAGAGAAATATGATAGGGCACGTGGATATATGCTTCTCCTTTTAGCTACTGGAATAAATAGTGTTGGGCAGCAGGCGCTATCAACATACATGACCACATACCTAGTTTCAGCGAGAAAGTTCTCTGAGGCAAACGCGAGCCTACTCTTCGGATTAAGCCCATTTATTGGAATAATAGGCTCATTGGCCGGGGGTTATTTCGGCGGCAAGATTGGAAACAAGCATTGGATCACTATCGCATATGTGGGCACAGCGTTCTCTCATTCAGCCATATGGTTTGGGTCACCATGGATAATAGCGCCCTCCTATCTCATGGGAGGGTTCTTTGGAGGCAGCACGCTCGCCCCCTCAACAACTCTTGTGGCAAGATATTCCTCAAGAGAGAGGCGCGGTCTAGCATACACGATCTTCATGCTATCTCCAAGCATCGTTGGATCAGTTTCCCCTTTAATCGCGGCGTGGCTGGTTGAGGAGCATGGTTTCACAGGGCTCTTTCCCTTCACAATATCTTTAACCCTTCTCAGCACCTTCGTACTGCAAACTCTTCCTAAGGAAGAGCATGAACCCTCATAAAAATTCTTTATGAGACGTTAAGGGCGATAGTCGGCTACTATTTCACCCACTAAGCGAACCCTTTCTATGTCGCCGTCCGGTGGCAGCATGTCTGAGATCCCAACTATTATATTTGGCGCAAATAGATCGAGCAGCTCATAGATAAAAGCTTTTAACTCACTCTCCTCAACGATAGGTAGGAAGTAGATCGCTGGAACCCCATCAAGCAGAATCATGCCGTTAAGCTTAACAGCGTCTCTAAGCTCCCTAAGCGTCACGTTGCCCTGCGGTTCAGGTGGAACACACTCTAAGCCGTCTAAACCTGTCTCCTTCGCCAACGGTAAAAGATGCTTAACTCTCCCATCCCAATGCGACGTACAGAATTTTCCAGCCTCATGCATCTCCCTTGCTCTACGCTGATAATATGGCAGCATATACCTTCTGAAAAGGTTTGGCGGACAAAGGTTTTCATCAATATTGTCGCCAAAATTAATTATCTTGAAGGGCGTCTTCCTAATAACTTTAAATCTTTCATCATCATTTTCATCGAAGACCTGGAGGAGCCACTCAACCTTCTCCCGGTGCCGCCAAAGCGCTATCAAACCTTTTTCGAAACCCATATAGAGGATGAAGAGCCTCTGTATTGAACCCCATGGAACCGTCACCGTCGGCTCGGAGCGGTCTCCGAGGACTTTCTCCCTCTCAAGGTAAAGCTCCCTATCGAACTCGAACCTCTGCTGCCTCAAAACGTAGGCTAGGATCTCAAAATCGTCGATGCTCTTGAGAAAATACTCGACCCTCATGCTGGATACCCCATGCTCAGTTTTCCTCTCAACCTGTGTGATCTTGCCCTTCGGGGTCTCATACTTCGTGTATATGTATTTTTCATCCTCAGCCCTGTACACTTTAACGTCGTCGCCCTCAACACACTTTATCGTGTCATTAAAATAGTGGTAGGCGCGCGGCGAAGCCCCTAAATCATCATATATCTCCAGAAGATCCAAGCCCTCATACTTCTTTGGAAGTGTTCCCCTAGCCTTATTCACATAGTACCAATGATGCAGCCTAGGCTGCCATATTAAGCGGTCGGGGACACCGCGATTAAAAATTATAATCGTTCTGTCGCGATTATTCAACCAGATCACCACTAAAATACAGTATAATTAAAAATAATAGTGATCTTAAAGAAGATGGTGGCTAAATCATCCGCCTAAATTAGATTCTTTAAGAAAAAATTAGATGTTGGGGGCGGATTTTACCGAGATTTTTTTCAGCGCTTCCTCTTCGCGGCTTCTTCCAGCGCCGTTACGCCCGGCAGCTTCCTACCCATGAGGAATTCTATTAGGGCGCCTCCAGCCGTGCTTATATAGCCCATCTTGTCGGCTAGCCCTAAGCTTTGAACAGCCGCTATACTGTGCCCTCCACCTATCAGAGAGAAGGCTCTCGATGAAGCAATAGCCTCAAATAAAGCCTTTGTCCCCTTCCGAAACTCTTCTTTCTCGAATACTCCCGGTGGACCGCTGAAGACTATTGACTTAGCCTTCATTATTAGGTCCAAGTATCTTTCGATGGTTTTTGTTCCAATATCGTATATTGGATAATCCGTCGGCAGCTCCCCTAGAGAAATCTCTTTCCTTCTGCCTTCAACCTCAACGGCTAAGTCGACAGGCGTCTCGATTCTAGCCGGATACTTTTCCATCAACTCCTTTATTCCGGGTACAAGATCTAGTAATTTATTCTTCTCGAGGAGATCCATGTTTGGTTTGCCTAGGTTGTAGCCTTTAGCCACTAGGAACAAGTGTCCGGTTATTCCGGCTGTTAAAACATAATCTGCAATATTATTCTCTAAAACATACTTAGATATTCTGAGGGAGTCGTCGGCCTTAGCCCCTCCAAGTATGTAGATGCAAGGTTTCTCCGGGCGCTCCATAACCCTGCTAAGCGCCCTCAGCTCCCTTTCCATGATTCTTCCAGCGGCGCTTGGAAGGACAACTGTGAAGCCGACTATTGAAGCGTGACTCCTATGCGCTGCTGCAAAAGCATCATTCACGAAGAGATTTGCCAGCGGCGCGAGATTGATAACTAGGTCGGATTTAGCGTGCTCTTCCGGCGGGGCTTCCTTAGCCTCCTTTGGGAAATTCCTAACATTATCTAAAACCAGTATTTCTCCATTCTTAAGCTCCCTTATAGCTTTCTTCGCCTTCTCGCCGTAAACGTCGTCTACGAATTTAACGGGTTTACCGAGAATTCTACTCAATATCTGGGAATGCTGCTCCAAAGGTATGAAGTCCGGGTCGCCCGGCCTACCCTGATGCGCTAAAACAACGACCCTGGCACCTCTATCGGACAGCTCCTTTATTGTAGTTTCGCCGTGCGCCCTAATCCTCGTGTCATCGATAATCTTTTTCGTCTGCGGGTCGACAGGCGAATTAAAGTCAACCCGAACGAGAACCACTTTACCTTCAACGTCAAAATCGTCAAGGGTTAGAAACTCAGGCATACTTGAACCCTCCCAAGATATCTTTAACCTTCACCTAAAATAAAAATAATTAATAAGGTTTAAGATTTTAGGGAGATTTCTAGAGCCCTGCTTTACAGGCTATAAGCTTCACGACGTCTACTAGCCTGCAGGAGAAGCCCCATTCGTTATCATACCATCCGAAGACTTTAGCGAGGTTTCCGCCGGTAACCATTGTGCATTGTCCATCAACTATACAGGAGTATGTTGTATGGTTCACGTCAACGGATACTATCGGCTCCTCAGTGTAGGCCAATATGCCCTTCAACGAGCCTTCAGCGGCCTTCTTAAAGGCCTCGTTAACCTGCTCTTTCGTCACATCCTTCTCCAAGACCGCTGTGAGATCGCATATGGAGACGTTTGGAACCGGAACCCTAAGGGCTATGCCGTCGATTCTACCCTTAAGCTCAGGCCAAACCATAGAGGAAGCCCTAGCAGCGCCGGTCGTCGTGGGTATAATGCTTAGCGCCGCAGCCCTAGCTCTCCTAAGATCCCTGTGAACTAGGTCTAAAACTCTCTGATCGTTTGTGTAGGCGTGGGCGGTCGTCATGAGGGCGGATTTGATCCCAAAGTTCTCTATGAGGACTTTAACCATCGGTATTACGCAGTTCGTGGTGCATGAAGCGTTCGAAATTATATTATGTTTCTCATGGTTATATTGATCATGATTTACGCCGTAAACAACGGTTATATCAGGGTCTGTTGCCGGCGCAGTAATAAGAACCTTCTTAGCCCCGGCCTGAAGGTGCTTTGAGGCGCTAGCCCTATCGGTGAATAAGCCTGTGGATTCGACGGCTAAGTATACGTCTAAATCTTTCCACGGAAGCAGTGCGGGATCCTTCTGTGAGAGAACCTTTATCTCCTTACCATTAACC
Above is a genomic segment from Candidatus Bathyarchaeia archaeon containing:
- a CDS encoding MFS transporter, with the translated sequence MLRLARRSDWWLLSVCTVTHIFVHVFTMMYTALIPVFMRDFNLTIHEAGLLVSVPQLISIMLSLPYGFIADRVDPRKLMAASLLVAGFSGLLASHSQGFIMLLASATLVSFSSTVYHPPALKVLSENFMGERQSRVLGIHGAGGTTGVAIGPITLGLMLEGFGWRFAYMVWGLPVLLSALLTFSLPYGGAVEKPQNDISVASGDRRAKSENHGDENSEKYDRARGYMLLLLATGINSVGQQALSTYMTTYLVSARKFSEANASLLFGLSPFIGIIGSLAGGYFGGKIGNKHWITIAYVGTAFSHSAIWFGSPWIIAPSYLMGGFFGGSTLAPSTTLVARYSSRERRGLAYTIFMLSPSIVGSVSPLIAAWLVEEHGFTGLFPFTISLTLLSTFVLQTLPKEEHEPS
- the gap gene encoding type I glyceraldehyde-3-phosphate dehydrogenase, coding for MTIRVAINGFGRIGRLFFRAIVEMGAMKDIDVVAVNDVTDAKTLAHLLKYDSVHGKFPGTVEAKSDSIVVNGKEIKVLSQKDPALLPWKDLDVYLAVESTGLFTDRASASKHLQAGAKKVLITAPATDPDITVVYGVNHDQYNHEKHNIISNASCTTNCVIPMVKVLIENFGIKSALMTTAHAYTNDQRVLDLVHRDLRRARAAALSIIPTTTGAARASSMVWPELKGRIDGIALRVPVPNVSICDLTAVLEKDVTKEQVNEAFKKAAEGSLKGILAYTEEPIVSVDVNHTTYSCIVDGQCTMVTGGNLAKVFGWYDNEWGFSCRLVDVVKLIACKAGL
- a CDS encoding uroporphyrinogen decarboxylase family protein is translated as MNNRDRTIIIFNRGVPDRLIWQPRLHHWYYVNKARGTLPKKYEGLDLLEIYDDLGASPRAYHYFNDTIKCVEGDDVKVYRAEDEKYIYTKYETPKGKITQVERKTEHGVSSMRVEYFLKSIDDFEILAYVLRQQRFEFDRELYLEREKVLGDRSEPTVTVPWGSIQRLFILYMGFEKGLIALWRHREKVEWLLQVFDENDDERFKVIRKTPFKIINFGDNIDENLCPPNLFRRYMLPYYQRRAREMHEAGKFCTSHWDGRVKHLLPLAKETGLDGLECVPPEPQGNVTLRELRDAVKLNGMILLDGVPAIYFLPIVEESELKAFIYELLDLFAPNIIVGISDMLPPDGDIERVRLVGEIVADYRP
- a CDS encoding phosphoglycerate kinase, with the protein product MPEFLTLDDFDVEGKVVLVRVDFNSPVDPQTKKIIDDTRIRAHGETTIKELSDRGARVVVLAHQGRPGDPDFIPLEQHSQILSRILGKPVKFVDDVYGEKAKKAIRELKNGEILVLDNVRNFPKEAKEAPPEEHAKSDLVINLAPLANLFVNDAFAAAHRSHASIVGFTVVLPSAAGRIMERELRALSRVMERPEKPCIYILGGAKADDSLRISKYVLENNIADYVLTAGITGHLFLVAKGYNLGKPNMDLLEKNKLLDLVPGIKELMEKYPARIETPVDLAVEVEGRRKEISLGELPTDYPIYDIGTKTIERYLDLIMKAKSIVFSGPPGVFEKEEFRKGTKALFEAIASSRAFSLIGGGHSIAAVQSLGLADKMGYISTAGGALIEFLMGRKLPGVTALEEAAKRKR